Proteins encoded in a region of the Benincasa hispida cultivar B227 chromosome 2, ASM972705v1, whole genome shotgun sequence genome:
- the LOC120072180 gene encoding calmodulin-binding protein 60 A-like, with protein MFKSHYHFLPSSSMIEGFETKFELRFLNQIASTIFTNNDIEAENGDALQVALIDVNNSNAIVSIGPLSTAQIEVVVLDGDLTKFINQRILFQRDGKRPLIVGNDLKLHLRNGVGFIKSLSFTDNSSWLRSKQFRLGVRIKDDKILENYPRIGEAISQPFRVLDHRGEGIETVDDFLKIYNDKGPPYLKKLLGKKVPNKTWKAMINNALECVPLVNFDPSFEIQNFVGSDEPFEGNIEGIQQRNLNDHHKFSETTLLGFGQEWEWPMLHFEDQSLFLLEELASTSSIDNEL; from the exons ATGTTTAAGTCTCACTATCACTTCCTTCCATCTTCTTCAATGATTGAAGGGTTTGAAACTAAGTTTGAGTTACGTTTTCTCAACCAAATTGCGTCCACCATTTTTACCAACAATGACATAGAAGCGGAGAACGGCGATGCATTACAAGTTGCACTCATTGATGTCAATAACTCCAATGCCATTGTCTCGATAGGTCCTTTGTCGACGGCGCAAATTGAGGTCGTCGTCCTCGACGGAGACCTGACCAAGTTCATCAACCAGAGAATTTTGTTTCAGAGGGATGGAAAAAGACCACTAATTGTGGGTAATGATTTGAAACTTCATCTCAGAAATGGAGTTGGGTTCATCAAGAGTTTGAGCTTCACTGACAACTCGAGCTGGTTGAGATCTAAGCAATTTCGATTAGGAGTAAGAATTAAAGATGATAAAATCCTAGAGAATTACCCAAGAATTGGAGAAGCTATATCTCAACCCTTTAGAGTATTGGATCATCGAGGGGAAG GCATTGAAACTGTTGACGATTTCTTGAAAATTTATAATGACAAAGGTCCTCCCTACTTGAAAAAG TTGTTAGGCAAGAAAGTCCCAAACAAGACATGGAAAGCGATGATCAATAATGCTTTGGAATGTGTCCCTCTTGTCAACTTTGATCCAAGTTTTGAG attcaaaattttgttggaaGTGATGAACCATTTGAAGGAAACATAGAAGGCATTCAACAAAGGAATTTAAATGATCACCATAAGTTTTCAGAAACAACACTCTTAGGCTTTGGTCAAGAATGGGAGTGGCCAATGCTTCACTTTGAAG ATCAATCATTGTTTCTACTTGAAGAATTAGCTTCAACTTCATCTATTGACAACGAACTATGA